From a single Miscanthus floridulus cultivar M001 chromosome 8, ASM1932011v1, whole genome shotgun sequence genomic region:
- the LOC136476744 gene encoding protein RAFTIN 1A-like, with protein sequence MARFASAVLLAAALLMAGRLTNAGPSTTADEVFWRALLPGSAVPDAVLQLLRPATTTSPTKRPASQGVPASGGARDDDDDDDPSFKGYEFSYDAPIATTRGGGAATPTPTAPTAAVFFHEEAVRVGERLPLHFRAAAPAALGLLPRGVADSIPFTTAALPAVLALFGVPPGSSRAAAMAETLRTCERPPPVAGEAEEARFCATSLEAMVERAVAALGTRDVRAVTSALPRAGLPPQAYTVRAVRRIGGGASFVACHDEAYPYTVYWCHGTGPARAYLVEMEGARGGGAVTVAFVCHTDTSRWNPEHVSFKVLGTKPGGPPVCHLMPYGHVIWAKNVKPSPA encoded by the exons ATGGCGCGCTTCGCCTCCGCCGTCCTCCTCGCCGCTGCCCTGCTCATG GCTGGACGGCTGACGAATGCGGGGCCATCGACGACGGCCGACGAGGTGTTCTGGCGCGCACTCCTGCCAGGCTCCGCCGTGCCGGACGCCGTCCTCCAGCTCCTACGCCCAG CTACGACTACATCACCTACGAAGCGCCCAGCGAGCCAAGGGGTACCGGCCAGCGGCGGCGCgagagacgacgacgacgacgacgacccttCGTTCAAAGGCTACGAGTTCAGCTACGACGCGCCGATTGCGACGACGCGAGGCGGTGGGGCGGCCACGCCGACGCCGACGGCCCCGACGGCGGCGGTGTTCTTCCACGAGGAGGCGGTGCGCGTGGGCGAGCGCCTGCCGCTCCACTTCCGGGCCGCGGCGCCAGCCGCGCTGGGTCTCCTGCCGCGCGGCGTCGCCGACTCCATCCCGTTCACGACGGCGGCGCTTCCGGCCGTCCTCGCGCTCTTCGGCGTCCCGCCGGGCTCGTCCagggccgccgccatggccgagacGCTGCGCACCTGCGAGCGGCCCCCGCCAGTCGCTGGGGAGGCCGAGGAGGCCAGGTTCTGCGCCACGTCACTGGAGGCCATGGTGGAGCGCGCCGTGGCGGCGCTGGGCACGCGCGACGTCCGTGCGGTCACCTCCGCGCTGCCCCGCGCGGGGCTGCCGCCGCAGGCGTACACCGTCCGCGCCGTGCGGCGCATCGGCGGCGGCGCCAGCTTCGTGGCGTGCCACGACGAGGCGTACCCGTACACCGTGTACTGGTGCCACGGCACGGGGCCCGCCAGGGCGTACCTGGTGGAGATGGAGggcgcccgcggcggcggcgcggtcaCCGTGGCCTTTGTCTGCCACACCGACACGTCCCGGTGGAACCCGGAGCACGTCTCGTTCAAGGTCCTCGGCACCAAGCCCGGCGGGCCGCCCGTCTGCCACCTGATGCCGTACGGCCACGTCATCTGGGCCAAGAACGTGAAGCCCTCGCCGGCGTGA